A single window of Paroedura picta isolate Pp20150507F chromosome 8, Ppicta_v3.0, whole genome shotgun sequence DNA harbors:
- the AMER3 gene encoding APC membrane recruitment protein 3, translating to MELKRGKTFIKSSMHLTHDRLPLVGLSPKEKGNVGTERKEGINSEFDIQKASFAADKNDRISNRSTKTGTSDSSLLLPESFYKPVRKSKTHDCALGMDKDEDCGYSIRTPEGGTAAPGRNKGRLINSASFSGLGNTQHLSGKKESVVNSSHFLSGSHEMIDYRNFVPQMPFVPAVAKSLPRKRISLKRSKKGLREIFHIKKNKSESLALLSEKQKRLPVPGGKTELAGRLTKYFFKAGENFSADCLAQDFSDGEMLSESSYEHSSALCEDIASLKSFDSLTGCGEIFADESSAHMELEVTKEITLRQSQQKENPATGSFQGGVEQLASPAQNEAADFAKLWDNINKSVQLHQKMLFDRRLLKIPSNELGKATSETDTSVTDLLSSPDSSKESSIDTGTPKSDNQESMSTSDEGYYDSFSPGQDDEIREDQSPGAPGRFPRDSYSGDALYELFYDPNEAQISPVPDDDLCMSESISEKAIEIPLSIYSFHVGSEENMASQPAVDIINQGFLHSTWKGKECLLKLCDTELSLTMGIINWLRKNPGLVSPQDSPKSPQFQQEDSEPMLSRPSMGLNVNEAVLGENNYTTEVSAANSENEGQLCSTDRTENQQSDAVPCTTPQEYSRLITESNASSILQGSDDSWDDLLTNSTEMEKMFLLEECINPSTQVLSLEVLNPNCPTDDNTSIRDNHDAESCSSYMTAATSPDSLEMGDENETKDQPWSVAYDKPTKPLNFSHSQSLMMSPMPKDSDTGMGQLLEHCVTQVASLNISYENEDLEDEPIGNEVSEKAAVKVQLKNQLPLENECMCIASSPPNPPIYYPSQYNVKTNISASPLNQKEDLMDFGDQKSSSSPKGMGPVAKNKLTLEYAQLNNQALSYIKDFRFELSTLNSTAMAHLFKPTFLPLFSSICSDTSCGLSQPLSRKTSSLEKHSHDDVTLRSTPLCDYSQFQWKVLSQVATLSLPGDATKEKAMTEKNHE from the coding sequence ATGGAATTAAAAAGAGGGAAAACCTTCATCAAATCTAGCATGCATCTGACTCATGACAGGTTGCCATTGGTGGGCTTGAGCCCTAAAGAAAAGGGCAATGTGGgaacagagagaaaggaagggatcaATTCTGAATTTGATATCCAAAAGGCAAGTTTTGCTGCAGATAAAAATGACAGAATATCCAACAGATCCACAAAGACAGGAACTAGTGATAGCAGCCTGTTGCTCCCagaatctttctacaaacctgtacGGAAAAGCAAAACCCATGACTGTGCTTTAGGCATGGACAAAGACGAAGACTGTGGCTACAGCATCCGAACCCCAGAGGGGGGCACAGCAGCTCCTGGGAGAAATAAAGGGCGACTCATCAACAGTGCCAGCTTttctgggttggggaacactCAGCATTTGAGTGGCAAGAAAGAATCTGTTGTCAACTCAAGCCATTTTTTGAGTGGCAGTCACGAAATGATTGATTATAGAAACTTTGTGCCACAGATGCCCTTTGTGCCAGCTGTTGCCAAAAGTCTCCCTCGGAAGAGGATCTCCCTGAAGCGTTCCAAAAAAGGTCTCCGGGAAatatttcacattaaaaaaaacaaatcagagAGTCTTGCCTTGTTGTCAGAGAAGCAAAAAAGGCTTCCAGTTCCGGGGGGCAAGACAGAATTGGCAGGAAGGTTGACTAAATATTTCTTCAAGGCCGGAGAAAACTTTTCTGCCGACTGTTTGGCCCAAGACTTTTCTGATGGCGAGATGCTGTCAGAGTCCTCCTACGAGCACTCCAGTGCTCTGTGTGAGGATATCGCTTCCTTAAAGAGCTTTGATTCTCTCACTGGATGTGGGGAAATTTTTGCAGATGAGAGCTCTGCTCATATGGAGCTGGAGGTCACCAAAGAAATCACACTGAGGCAGTCTCAGCAGAAAGAGAACCCTGCCACAGGATCATTTCAAGGGGGAGTGGAACAGCTTGCCTCACCAGCACAAAATGAAGCAGCTGACTTTGCAAAACTTTGGGACAACATCAACAAATCCGTGCAGCTGCATCAGAAGATGCTGTTTGACAGGCGGCTACTAAAAATACCCAGTAATGAGTTGGGTAAAGCAACAAGCGAGACGGATACGTCTGTAACTGACCTGCTTTCTTCCCCAGACTCTTCAAAAGAAAGTTCCATAGATACAGGGACACCAAAGAGTGACAACCAGGAGTCTATGTCCACCAGTGATGAAGGATATTATGATTCATTTTCTCCTGGACAAGATGATGAAATTAGGGAAGATCAATCCCCTGGAGCACCAGGTAGATTTCCAAGAGACAGTTATAGTGGGGATGCCCTTTATGAACTCTTCTATGACCCTAATGAAGCCCAAATCAGCCCAGTCCCAGATGATGACCTATGCATGTCGGAAAGCATTTCAGAAAAAGCCATTGAAATACCACTGTCCATTTACAGCTTCCATGTAGGGTCAGAAGAAAACATGGCTTCTCAACCAGCTGTTGACATCATTAATCAGGGGTTTCTTCATAGCACATGGAAAGGCAAAGAATGCTTGCTCAAGCTCTGTGATACAGAGCTCTCTCTGACCATGGGGATTATCAACTGGCTGCGGAAAAACCCAGGACTGGTTTCTCCCCAAGACTCTCCCAAGAGTCCTCAGTTCCAGCAGGAGGACAGTGAGCCAATGCTTTCTAGACCCAGCATGGGCCTGAACGTGAATGAGGCAGTTCTGGGGGAAAATAATTACACTACTGAGGTATCTGCAGCTAACAGTGAAAATGAAGGCCAGTTGTGTTCCACAGACAGAACTGAAAATCAGCAAAGTGATGCTGTTCCATGTACCACACCTCAAGAATATTCCAGGCTCATAACAGAGAGCAATGCATCCTCCATCCTGCAGGGATCGGATGATAGTTGGGATGACTTACTGACAAACTCAACAGAAATGGAGAAGATGTTTCTCTTAGAAGAATGTATAAATCCCAGCACTCAAGTGTTATCCCTAGAAGTACTGAATCCCAATTGCCCAACAGATGATAATACTTCGATACGGGATAACCATGACGCAGAATCATGTTCTTCTTATATGACTGCTGCAACCTCCCCAGATTCTCTAGAGATGGGAGatgaaaatgaaacaaaggaTCAACCCTGGTCTGTTGCATATGATAAGCCAACCAAACCTCTGAATTTCAGCCATTCCCAAAGTCTCATGATGAGTCCGATGCCAAAGGACAGTGATACTGGCATGGGGCAGCTTTTGGAACACTGTGTCACTCAGGTGGCTTCCCTAAACATCAGTTATGAAAATGAGGACTTGGAAGATGAGCCCATTGGGAATGAAGTGAGTGAAAAAGCTGCTGTGAAGGTTCAGTTAAAAAATCAGCTGCCTTTGGAAAATGAATGTATGTGCATTGCTTCAAGCCCCCCAAATCCTCCAATCTATTATCCAAGTCAATATAATGTGAAGACAAACATCAGTGCCAGCCCTCTTAATCAAAAAGAAGACCTAATGGATTTTGGAGATCAGAAAAGCTCAAGTAGCCCAAAAGGTATGGGTCCAGTTGCAAAAAACAAACTAACATTAGAATATGCTCAGCTGAATAATCAAGCCTTGTCTTATATCAAAGACTTCAGGTTTGAACTTAGCACCCTGAACTCAACTGCCATGGCTCACCTTTTCAAACCCACATTTTTACCACTCTTCAGCTCCATTTGCTCAGACACATCTTGTGGCCTTTCACAGCCTCTGAGCAGAAAgaccagttccctggagaaacatTCCCATGATGATGTTACATTGAGGAGCACACCTTTATGTGATTACTCCCAATTCCAATGGAAAGTATTGTCACAGGTGGCCActctgtcacttccaggggatgcTACCAAAGAGAAAGCCATGACTGAGAAGAATCATGAATGA